The following are from one region of the Thermoproteus uzoniensis 768-20 genome:
- a CDS encoding DNA-directed RNA polymerase subunit N: protein MMAPIRCFTCGRPLGHLWEPFKRRVLAGEDPGKVLDELGVTRYCCRRTLLAHVDWIDDVLKFEAR from the coding sequence ATGATGGCGCCAATTCGATGCTTCACTTGCGGAAGGCCTCTGGGCCATCTCTGGGAGCCCTTCAAGCGGAGAGTGCTGGCGGGCGAGGACCCCGGCAAAGTGCTCGACGAGTTGGGCGTGACTAGGTATTGTTGTCGCAGGACTCTATTGGCCCACGTCGATTGGATCGACGACGTCCTCAAGTTCGAGGCCCGCTGA